A genomic region of Pyrus communis chromosome 14, drPyrComm1.1, whole genome shotgun sequence contains the following coding sequences:
- the LOC137714970 gene encoding probable inactive receptor-like protein kinase At3g56050 isoform X1 — MDQRWRVSGFSQHRRIPVVAVVFLLLFHQNLSPCWSLNIEGLALLRFRDRVVTDPFGALSNWNNNGGENDHCSWFGVECSDGKVVILNLRDLCLGGTLAPDLGKLAYIKSIILRNNSFTGNIPREIAELMELEVLDLGYNNFTGPFPSDFSNNPSLTTLLLDNNRFLGSISSELHQLKMLLECQVDQDRRLTDAAFCTSRSISWSTAKPEDAAHRRLQQVADDKAPSRFRRAKENERGSLPTSASSSSSPPLHQPSLPPSQPFSVSLPPSTFSSSLSLDSPLPSPSPSPSSSPSASPSSSFPAPSPSPWVAPTPASPVPRNPPTTIFPTPGSSPAPIPSPSSSPSQVVQSNSNSRHRVVIICAGIVAGCLLIFLSVVGIIVARSSKVVTVKPWATGLSGQLQKAFVTGVPKLNRSELEAACEDFSNVIGSLSDGNVYKGTLSSGVEIAVTSITTESAAGWTKSLEAQFRKKIETLSKVNHKNFVNLIGFCKEEKPFTRIMVFEYAPNGTLFEHLHIKEAEHLDWGMRLRIAMGMAYCLEYMHQLKPPIVQKNLQSSSVYLTEDYAAKISDFTFLSEVTTAKMGSVDKKLRDSMSTDPESNVYSFGVILFEMITGRIPYSVENGSLEDWASHYLKGDKSLREIVDPTLNSFQEGELSELFRVIKDCVHPDRKQRPTMTEIAGRLKEITAMGPDGATPKLSPLWWAELEIMSTEGN; from the exons ATGGATCAAAGGTGGAGAGTTTCTGGATTTTCTCAGCACCGCCGGATTCCGGTGGTAGCGGTGGTGTTTCTTTTACTGTTTCATCAGAATCTAAGCCCGTGCTGGTCTCTTAACATTGAAG GTTTGGCGTTGTTGAGGTTCAGGGACAGGGTGGTGACAGACCCTTTTGGGGCTTTATCGAATTGGAACAACAACGGTGGAGAAAATGATCATTGTTCCTGGTTCGGGGTGGAGTGCTCGGATGGAAAAGTGGTCATCTT GAATTTGAGAGATCTTTGTCTTGGAGGAACGTTGGCTCCTGATTTAGGGAAGCTGGCTTACATAAAATCTAT CATTTTACGCAATAATTCGTTTACTGGAAACATTCCGAGGGAGATCGCAGAGTTAATGGAGCTGGAGGTTTTGGACTTGGGATACAATAACTTTACTGGACCTTTCCCATCTGATTTCAGCAACAATCCGTCTCTTACTACTCT TTTACTTGACAATAACAGATTTCTTGGTTCCATATCTTCTGAACTCCACCAATTGAAGATGCTTTTGGAATGTCAGGTAGATCAGGATCGACGACTAACAGATGCCGCTTTCTGTACGAGCAGATCTATCAGCTG GAGCACTGCCAAACCTGAAGATGCAGCTCACCGTAGGCTGCAGCAGGTGGCAGATGACAAAGCACCGTCCAGATTCAGAAGGGCTAAAGAAAATGAACGCGGTTCATTACCAACTTCTGCTTCTTCATCTTCCTCACCACCGCTTCATCAGCCTTCTTTACCACCTTCACAGCCATTTTCGGTCTCATTGCCACCATCAACATTTTCATCTTCACTGTCATTAGATTCCCCTttaccatcaccatcaccatcaccatcatctTCTCCTTCTGCATCTCCCTCAAGTAGTTTTCCGGCTCCTTCACCCTCACCCTGGGTAGCGCCAACTCCCGCCTCTCCAGTCCCAAGAAATCCACCAACTACTATTTTTCCAACACCAGGGTCCAGTCCAGCACCAATTCCTTCCCCTTCTTCAAGTCCAAGTCAAGTGGTTCAAAGCAATTCGAATTCAAGGCATCGTGTAGTTATTATATGCGCAGGCATTGTTGCGGGTTGTTTATTGATATTCCTTTCGGTTGTTGGCATTATTGTCGCCAGAAGCAGTAAAGTTGTTACTGTCAAGCCCTGGGCCACCGGGTTAAGCGGGCAGTTGCAGAAAGCATTTGTAACAG GTGTACCAAAGCTGAACCGATCAGAACTTGAGGCAGCTTGTGAAGATTTCAGTAATGTAATTGGATCTCTCTCAGATGGCAACGTTTATAAGGGAACTCTTTCAAGTGGGGTAGAAATAGCTGTGACATCGATCACAACGGAATCTGCTGCAGGCTGGACTAAAAGTTTGGAGGCTCAGTTCAGAAAGAAG ATAGAAACATTGTCCAAAGTAAACCACAAGAACTTTGTAAATCTTATCGGGTTTTGCAAAGAAGAGAAACCATTCACAAGAATAATGGTTTTTGAGTATGCTCCAAATGGAACGCTTTTTGAGCATCTACACA TAAAAGAAGCAGAGCACTTGGACTGGGGAATGCGACTACGAATAGCCATGGGCATGGCATACTGTCTAGAGTACATGCACCAACTGAAACCACCTATAGTTCAGAAGAACTTGCAATCATCCTCTGTATACCTGACCGAAGACTACGCAGCCAAAATATCCGATTTTACCTTCTTGAGTGAAGTGACAACAGCGAAGATGGGATCCGTTGACAAGAAGCTTCGCGATTCCATGTCCACAGATCCAGAAAGCAATGTCTACAGCTTCGGGGTAATATTGTTTGAAATGATCACCGGTAGGATTCCATACTCCGTGGAAAACGGTTCTCTTGAAGACTGGGCGTCACACTATCTGAAAGGAGATAAATCCTTGAGAGAAATAGTGGATCCTACCCTAAACTCTTTCCAAGAAGGAGAGCTAAGCGAACTGTTTCGAGTGATAAAAGACTGCGTCCATCCTGACCGGAAACAAAGACCGACAATGACAGAGATCGCAGGTAGGTTAAAGGAAATCACAGCCATGGGGCCTGACGGAGCCACACCGAAACTATCACCTCTTTGGTGGGCAGAACTTGAAATTATGTCAACAGAAGGAAACTGA
- the LOC137716056 gene encoding ethylene-overproduction protein 1-like isoform X1, with translation MQKIYCHLDMRGLKLLDRFTSTQVHAVNPTEPSNGKTHGGVSRAKFNSRLIKSFGSNSKPKTFSSGSGAEALLLPCGVPATDLLEPSIDPHLKPSDFVENLADLYRRLEGCSSQSERSLLCVEQYSLLSGLGDPKLLRRSLTAARQNAADVNDKVVLSAWLRFERREDEFVGMAAMDCGGQVMECPKVALVNGVDLNLVSGHCQCGKDAAKAVSAPAFKGSECVGLDEEESDVSFCIGDEEINCRRCKIASLSSPFEAMLYGSFKESKKGRIDFSENGISVKGMRAVEVYSRTRRLDLFSREIVVELLSFANRFCCEEMKSSCDAYLASSVDNIDDALVLIEYGSEDMAYLLVAACLQVLLRELPSCLHNSRAMKFLCSSKVREGLAMAGYGFLLYYFLSHVAMEESMVSNTTVMLLERLEECVTQRWQKMLVLHQLGCVLLERREYKEAQFRFLAAAKAGHVYSVAGVARTKYKQGQQYSAYTLMGSIINEYKPAGWMYQERALYNIGKEKILDLSTATELDPTLSFPYKYRAVANLEEKQIRAAILEIDKAVRFKLSPDCIELRAWFFIALEDYESALRDICVLLTLEPNYMMFHGKVSGDYLVGLLSLRVKQLSEAECWMQLYDQWSSVDDIGSLAIIHQMLGHTPRKSLLQFRQSLLLLRLNCQKAAMRSLRLARNNSGSEHERLVYEGWILYDTGNREEALTKAEKSIHIQRSFEAFFLKAYVLADASLDSDASSHVIQLLEEALKCPSDGLRKGQALNNLGSIYVDCGKLDKAADCYVSALDIKHTRAHQGLARVYHLKNQRKAAYDEMTKLIEKAQSNASAYEKRSEYGDPKMTKNDLNMASQLDPLRTYPYRYRAAVLMDEQRETEAIEELSRAISFKPDLQMLHLRAAFHESIGDLSSALQDCQAALCMDPNHTDTIDLYNRARD, from the exons atgcagaaGATTTACTGCCATTTAGATATGCGAGGTCTGAAGCTTTTAGACCGATTCACAAGCACACAAGTCCACGCTGTAAATCCCACCGAACCCTCCAATGGCAAAACCCATGGCGGCGTTTCGAGAGCTAAGTTTAATTCCCGTCTGATTAAGTCATTTGGGTCGAACTCAAAGCCCAAAACTTTTAGCTCGGGCTCTGGTGCTGAAGCTCTTCTGCTTCCCTGTGGAGTCCCAGCAACTGACCTCCTTGAGCCCTCCATAGACCCCCACCTTAAGCCCTCTGATTTCGTCGAAAACTTGGCCGACTTGTATCGCCGGTTGGAAGGGTGTTCCTCTCAATCTGAAAGGTCATTGTTGTGCGTTGAGCAGTACTCTCTGTTGAGTGGTCTTGGTGATCCCAAGCTGCTTCGACGGTCTCTGACAGCTGCTCGACAGAATGCTGCTGATGTGAACGATAAGGTTGTGCTCTCAGCGTGGTTGAGGTTCGAGAGGAGGGAGGATGAGTTTGTGGGGATGGCGGCCATGGATTGTGGCGGGCAAGTTATGGAGTGTCCTAAGGTTGCTTTGGTGAATGGGGTTGATCTGAATTTGGTTTCGGGTCATTGCCAATGTGGGAAAGACGCTGCTAAAGCTGTTAGTGCGCCTGCTTTTAAGGGCAGTGAGTGTGTGGGTTTAGATGAGGAGGAAAGTGATGTTTCATTCTGTATAGgagatgaagaaattaattgTAGAAGGTGTAAAATTGCGTCGCTTTCTAGCCCTTTTGAAGCTATGTTGTATGGATCCTTTAAAGAATCGAAAAAGGGTAGGATTGATTTTTCAGAAAATGGGATATCTGTGAAGGGAATGAGAGCTGTGGAAGTGTATAGTAGGACTAGGAGATTAGACTTGTTTAGTCGTGAGATTGTTGTCGAGTTGCTTTCGTTTGCGAATAGGTTCTGTTGTGAGGAGATGAAGTCTTCTTGTGATGCTTATTTAGCTTCATCCGTCGACAACATTGATGATGCATTGGTTCTTATTGAATACGGTTCGGAGGATATGGCATATCTTCTTGTAGCTGCCTGCTTGCAGGTGCTGCTGAGAGAGCTCCCAAGTTGTCTGCATAATTCAAGGGCGATGAAATTTCTTTGTAGCTCCAAGGTTAGGGAGGGATTAGCCATGGCAGGGTATGGTTTCTTATTGTATTATTTCTTAAGCCATGTGGCAATGGAGGAAAGTATGGTGTCAAACACAACTGTAATGTTATTAGAGAGGTTGGAAGAATGCGTAACGCAGAGGTGGCAGAAGATGCTTGTGTTGCATCAATTGGGTTGTGTTTTGCTTGAGAGAAGAGAGTATAAGGAAGCCCAGTTTCGCTTTCTGGCTGCAGCTAAGGCAGGTCATGTCTATTCAGTGGCTGGTGTTGCAAGGACGAAGTACAAACAGGGGCAACAGTATTCGGCATATACGTTGATGGGCTCTATTATCAATGAGTATAAACCAGCAGGGTGGATGTACCAGGAACGCGCCCTCTACAACATCGGTAAGGAAAAGATTTTGGATTTGAGCACTGCAACTGAATTAGATCCCACTctttcatttccatataaatatAGAGCAGTTGCAAATTTGGAGGAGAAGCAAATTAGAGCAGCCATTTTGGAGATTGACAAAGCTGTTAGGTTTAAGTTGTCACCCGACTGTATTGAATTGCGGGCTTGGTTCTTCATTGCACTTGAAGATTATGAAAGTGCTCTCAGAGACATTTGCGTTTTATTAACTTTGGAACCCAATTACATGATGTTTCATGGAAAGGTTAGTGGGGATTACTTGGTGGGGCTTCTCAGCCTTCGGGTTAAGCAATTGAGTGAAGCTGAGTGCTGGATGCAACTATATGATCAATGGTCGTCTGTTGATGACATTGGATCTCTGGCTATCATACATCAGATGTTGGGACATACCCCTCGAAAGAGCCTCCTGCAGTTTCGGCAATCTTTACTCCTTCTACG GTTAAATTGTCAGAAGGCTGCAATGCGCAGTTTGCGGTTGGCAAGAAATAATTCTGGCTCTGAGCATGAGAGGCTGGTCTATGAAGGGTGGATTTTATATGACACCGGAAATCGTGAAGAAGCTCTCACAAAGGCGGAAAAGTCCATTCACATTCAGAGATCATTTGAAGCTTTTTTCCTTAAAGCGTATGTACTGGCAGATGCTAGCTTGGACTCAGACGCATCATCTCATGTTATTCAACTGCTGGAGGAAGCTCTCAAGTGTCCTTCAGATGGTCTTCGTAAAGGACAA GCACTAAATAACTTGGGGAGTATATATGTAGATTGTGGTAAGCTAGACAAGGCTGCGGACTGCTATGTGAGTGCTCTTGACATCAAACATACAAGAGCTCATCAAGGGTTGGCGCGTGTTTATCATCTTAAGAATCAACGAAAAGCTGCATATGATGAGATGACCAAACTCATAGAGAAGGCACAAAGTAATGCATCAGCATACGAGAAACGTTCAGAGTACGGTGATCCCAAGATGACAAAGAATGATCTCAATATGGCATCACAATTGGACCCATTGAGGACATACCCGTACAGATACAGGGCAGCAG TGTTGATGGATGAACAAAGAGAGACCGAAGCTATAGAAGAGCTTTCGAGGGCCATATCTTTCAAGCCTGACTTGCAAATGCTTCATCTTCGAGCTGCATTTCACGAGTCAATTGGTGATTTAAGCTCTGCTCTCCAAGATTGTCAAGCTGCTCTCTGCATGGACCCCAACCACACAGACACTATCGATTTGTATAATCGAGCAAGGGATTGA
- the LOC137714970 gene encoding probable inactive receptor-like protein kinase At3g56050 isoform X2 codes for MELEVLDLGYNNFTGPFPSDFSNNPSLTTLLLDNNRFLGSISSELHQLKMLLECQVDQDRRLTDAAFCTSRSISWSTAKPEDAAHRRLQQVADDKAPSRFRRAKENERGSLPTSASSSSSPPLHQPSLPPSQPFSVSLPPSTFSSSLSLDSPLPSPSPSPSSSPSASPSSSFPAPSPSPWVAPTPASPVPRNPPTTIFPTPGSSPAPIPSPSSSPSQVVQSNSNSRHRVVIICAGIVAGCLLIFLSVVGIIVARSSKVVTVKPWATGLSGQLQKAFVTGVPKLNRSELEAACEDFSNVIGSLSDGNVYKGTLSSGVEIAVTSITTESAAGWTKSLEAQFRKKIETLSKVNHKNFVNLIGFCKEEKPFTRIMVFEYAPNGTLFEHLHIKEAEHLDWGMRLRIAMGMAYCLEYMHQLKPPIVQKNLQSSSVYLTEDYAAKISDFTFLSEVTTAKMGSVDKKLRDSMSTDPESNVYSFGVILFEMITGRIPYSVENGSLEDWASHYLKGDKSLREIVDPTLNSFQEGELSELFRVIKDCVHPDRKQRPTMTEIAGRLKEITAMGPDGATPKLSPLWWAELEIMSTEGN; via the exons ATGGAGCTGGAGGTTTTGGACTTGGGATACAATAACTTTACTGGACCTTTCCCATCTGATTTCAGCAACAATCCGTCTCTTACTACTCT TTTACTTGACAATAACAGATTTCTTGGTTCCATATCTTCTGAACTCCACCAATTGAAGATGCTTTTGGAATGTCAGGTAGATCAGGATCGACGACTAACAGATGCCGCTTTCTGTACGAGCAGATCTATCAGCTG GAGCACTGCCAAACCTGAAGATGCAGCTCACCGTAGGCTGCAGCAGGTGGCAGATGACAAAGCACCGTCCAGATTCAGAAGGGCTAAAGAAAATGAACGCGGTTCATTACCAACTTCTGCTTCTTCATCTTCCTCACCACCGCTTCATCAGCCTTCTTTACCACCTTCACAGCCATTTTCGGTCTCATTGCCACCATCAACATTTTCATCTTCACTGTCATTAGATTCCCCTttaccatcaccatcaccatcaccatcatctTCTCCTTCTGCATCTCCCTCAAGTAGTTTTCCGGCTCCTTCACCCTCACCCTGGGTAGCGCCAACTCCCGCCTCTCCAGTCCCAAGAAATCCACCAACTACTATTTTTCCAACACCAGGGTCCAGTCCAGCACCAATTCCTTCCCCTTCTTCAAGTCCAAGTCAAGTGGTTCAAAGCAATTCGAATTCAAGGCATCGTGTAGTTATTATATGCGCAGGCATTGTTGCGGGTTGTTTATTGATATTCCTTTCGGTTGTTGGCATTATTGTCGCCAGAAGCAGTAAAGTTGTTACTGTCAAGCCCTGGGCCACCGGGTTAAGCGGGCAGTTGCAGAAAGCATTTGTAACAG GTGTACCAAAGCTGAACCGATCAGAACTTGAGGCAGCTTGTGAAGATTTCAGTAATGTAATTGGATCTCTCTCAGATGGCAACGTTTATAAGGGAACTCTTTCAAGTGGGGTAGAAATAGCTGTGACATCGATCACAACGGAATCTGCTGCAGGCTGGACTAAAAGTTTGGAGGCTCAGTTCAGAAAGAAG ATAGAAACATTGTCCAAAGTAAACCACAAGAACTTTGTAAATCTTATCGGGTTTTGCAAAGAAGAGAAACCATTCACAAGAATAATGGTTTTTGAGTATGCTCCAAATGGAACGCTTTTTGAGCATCTACACA TAAAAGAAGCAGAGCACTTGGACTGGGGAATGCGACTACGAATAGCCATGGGCATGGCATACTGTCTAGAGTACATGCACCAACTGAAACCACCTATAGTTCAGAAGAACTTGCAATCATCCTCTGTATACCTGACCGAAGACTACGCAGCCAAAATATCCGATTTTACCTTCTTGAGTGAAGTGACAACAGCGAAGATGGGATCCGTTGACAAGAAGCTTCGCGATTCCATGTCCACAGATCCAGAAAGCAATGTCTACAGCTTCGGGGTAATATTGTTTGAAATGATCACCGGTAGGATTCCATACTCCGTGGAAAACGGTTCTCTTGAAGACTGGGCGTCACACTATCTGAAAGGAGATAAATCCTTGAGAGAAATAGTGGATCCTACCCTAAACTCTTTCCAAGAAGGAGAGCTAAGCGAACTGTTTCGAGTGATAAAAGACTGCGTCCATCCTGACCGGAAACAAAGACCGACAATGACAGAGATCGCAGGTAGGTTAAAGGAAATCACAGCCATGGGGCCTGACGGAGCCACACCGAAACTATCACCTCTTTGGTGGGCAGAACTTGAAATTATGTCAACAGAAGGAAACTGA
- the LOC137716056 gene encoding ethylene-overproduction protein 1-like isoform X2 — protein sequence MRGLKLLDRFTSTQVHAVNPTEPSNGKTHGGVSRAKFNSRLIKSFGSNSKPKTFSSGSGAEALLLPCGVPATDLLEPSIDPHLKPSDFVENLADLYRRLEGCSSQSERSLLCVEQYSLLSGLGDPKLLRRSLTAARQNAADVNDKVVLSAWLRFERREDEFVGMAAMDCGGQVMECPKVALVNGVDLNLVSGHCQCGKDAAKAVSAPAFKGSECVGLDEEESDVSFCIGDEEINCRRCKIASLSSPFEAMLYGSFKESKKGRIDFSENGISVKGMRAVEVYSRTRRLDLFSREIVVELLSFANRFCCEEMKSSCDAYLASSVDNIDDALVLIEYGSEDMAYLLVAACLQVLLRELPSCLHNSRAMKFLCSSKVREGLAMAGYGFLLYYFLSHVAMEESMVSNTTVMLLERLEECVTQRWQKMLVLHQLGCVLLERREYKEAQFRFLAAAKAGHVYSVAGVARTKYKQGQQYSAYTLMGSIINEYKPAGWMYQERALYNIGKEKILDLSTATELDPTLSFPYKYRAVANLEEKQIRAAILEIDKAVRFKLSPDCIELRAWFFIALEDYESALRDICVLLTLEPNYMMFHGKVSGDYLVGLLSLRVKQLSEAECWMQLYDQWSSVDDIGSLAIIHQMLGHTPRKSLLQFRQSLLLLRLNCQKAAMRSLRLARNNSGSEHERLVYEGWILYDTGNREEALTKAEKSIHIQRSFEAFFLKAYVLADASLDSDASSHVIQLLEEALKCPSDGLRKGQALNNLGSIYVDCGKLDKAADCYVSALDIKHTRAHQGLARVYHLKNQRKAAYDEMTKLIEKAQSNASAYEKRSEYGDPKMTKNDLNMASQLDPLRTYPYRYRAAVLMDEQRETEAIEELSRAISFKPDLQMLHLRAAFHESIGDLSSALQDCQAALCMDPNHTDTIDLYNRARD from the exons ATGCGAGGTCTGAAGCTTTTAGACCGATTCACAAGCACACAAGTCCACGCTGTAAATCCCACCGAACCCTCCAATGGCAAAACCCATGGCGGCGTTTCGAGAGCTAAGTTTAATTCCCGTCTGATTAAGTCATTTGGGTCGAACTCAAAGCCCAAAACTTTTAGCTCGGGCTCTGGTGCTGAAGCTCTTCTGCTTCCCTGTGGAGTCCCAGCAACTGACCTCCTTGAGCCCTCCATAGACCCCCACCTTAAGCCCTCTGATTTCGTCGAAAACTTGGCCGACTTGTATCGCCGGTTGGAAGGGTGTTCCTCTCAATCTGAAAGGTCATTGTTGTGCGTTGAGCAGTACTCTCTGTTGAGTGGTCTTGGTGATCCCAAGCTGCTTCGACGGTCTCTGACAGCTGCTCGACAGAATGCTGCTGATGTGAACGATAAGGTTGTGCTCTCAGCGTGGTTGAGGTTCGAGAGGAGGGAGGATGAGTTTGTGGGGATGGCGGCCATGGATTGTGGCGGGCAAGTTATGGAGTGTCCTAAGGTTGCTTTGGTGAATGGGGTTGATCTGAATTTGGTTTCGGGTCATTGCCAATGTGGGAAAGACGCTGCTAAAGCTGTTAGTGCGCCTGCTTTTAAGGGCAGTGAGTGTGTGGGTTTAGATGAGGAGGAAAGTGATGTTTCATTCTGTATAGgagatgaagaaattaattgTAGAAGGTGTAAAATTGCGTCGCTTTCTAGCCCTTTTGAAGCTATGTTGTATGGATCCTTTAAAGAATCGAAAAAGGGTAGGATTGATTTTTCAGAAAATGGGATATCTGTGAAGGGAATGAGAGCTGTGGAAGTGTATAGTAGGACTAGGAGATTAGACTTGTTTAGTCGTGAGATTGTTGTCGAGTTGCTTTCGTTTGCGAATAGGTTCTGTTGTGAGGAGATGAAGTCTTCTTGTGATGCTTATTTAGCTTCATCCGTCGACAACATTGATGATGCATTGGTTCTTATTGAATACGGTTCGGAGGATATGGCATATCTTCTTGTAGCTGCCTGCTTGCAGGTGCTGCTGAGAGAGCTCCCAAGTTGTCTGCATAATTCAAGGGCGATGAAATTTCTTTGTAGCTCCAAGGTTAGGGAGGGATTAGCCATGGCAGGGTATGGTTTCTTATTGTATTATTTCTTAAGCCATGTGGCAATGGAGGAAAGTATGGTGTCAAACACAACTGTAATGTTATTAGAGAGGTTGGAAGAATGCGTAACGCAGAGGTGGCAGAAGATGCTTGTGTTGCATCAATTGGGTTGTGTTTTGCTTGAGAGAAGAGAGTATAAGGAAGCCCAGTTTCGCTTTCTGGCTGCAGCTAAGGCAGGTCATGTCTATTCAGTGGCTGGTGTTGCAAGGACGAAGTACAAACAGGGGCAACAGTATTCGGCATATACGTTGATGGGCTCTATTATCAATGAGTATAAACCAGCAGGGTGGATGTACCAGGAACGCGCCCTCTACAACATCGGTAAGGAAAAGATTTTGGATTTGAGCACTGCAACTGAATTAGATCCCACTctttcatttccatataaatatAGAGCAGTTGCAAATTTGGAGGAGAAGCAAATTAGAGCAGCCATTTTGGAGATTGACAAAGCTGTTAGGTTTAAGTTGTCACCCGACTGTATTGAATTGCGGGCTTGGTTCTTCATTGCACTTGAAGATTATGAAAGTGCTCTCAGAGACATTTGCGTTTTATTAACTTTGGAACCCAATTACATGATGTTTCATGGAAAGGTTAGTGGGGATTACTTGGTGGGGCTTCTCAGCCTTCGGGTTAAGCAATTGAGTGAAGCTGAGTGCTGGATGCAACTATATGATCAATGGTCGTCTGTTGATGACATTGGATCTCTGGCTATCATACATCAGATGTTGGGACATACCCCTCGAAAGAGCCTCCTGCAGTTTCGGCAATCTTTACTCCTTCTACG GTTAAATTGTCAGAAGGCTGCAATGCGCAGTTTGCGGTTGGCAAGAAATAATTCTGGCTCTGAGCATGAGAGGCTGGTCTATGAAGGGTGGATTTTATATGACACCGGAAATCGTGAAGAAGCTCTCACAAAGGCGGAAAAGTCCATTCACATTCAGAGATCATTTGAAGCTTTTTTCCTTAAAGCGTATGTACTGGCAGATGCTAGCTTGGACTCAGACGCATCATCTCATGTTATTCAACTGCTGGAGGAAGCTCTCAAGTGTCCTTCAGATGGTCTTCGTAAAGGACAA GCACTAAATAACTTGGGGAGTATATATGTAGATTGTGGTAAGCTAGACAAGGCTGCGGACTGCTATGTGAGTGCTCTTGACATCAAACATACAAGAGCTCATCAAGGGTTGGCGCGTGTTTATCATCTTAAGAATCAACGAAAAGCTGCATATGATGAGATGACCAAACTCATAGAGAAGGCACAAAGTAATGCATCAGCATACGAGAAACGTTCAGAGTACGGTGATCCCAAGATGACAAAGAATGATCTCAATATGGCATCACAATTGGACCCATTGAGGACATACCCGTACAGATACAGGGCAGCAG TGTTGATGGATGAACAAAGAGAGACCGAAGCTATAGAAGAGCTTTCGAGGGCCATATCTTTCAAGCCTGACTTGCAAATGCTTCATCTTCGAGCTGCATTTCACGAGTCAATTGGTGATTTAAGCTCTGCTCTCCAAGATTGTCAAGCTGCTCTCTGCATGGACCCCAACCACACAGACACTATCGATTTGTATAATCGAGCAAGGGATTGA